Proteins encoded within one genomic window of Oncorhynchus nerka isolate Pitt River linkage group LG9b, Oner_Uvic_2.0, whole genome shotgun sequence:
- the LOC115114704 gene encoding kidney mitochondrial carrier protein 1-like isoform X2 — translation MSNFNWKPFVFGGLASVTAECGTFPIDLTKTRLQVQGQVGDSKYREIRYRGMLHAIGRICREEGISALYSGLAPAMLRQASYGTIKIGTYQSFKRLLVDRPEDETLLTNVLCGVLSGVISSSIANPTDVLKIRMQAQGSVIQGSMMGNFINIYQQEGTRGLWKGVSLTAQRAAIVVGVELPAYDLAKKHLILDCHMGDNIYTHFLSSFACGLAGALASNPIDVVRTRMMNQTCGAVTYQGTLDCLLQTSRSEGFMALYKGFFPNWLRLGPWNIIFFVTYEQLKKMEV, via the exons ATGTCCAACTTCAACTGGAAACCTTTCGTTTTCGGCGGTCTGGCATCCGTCACTGCAGAATGCG GTACATTTCCTATAGATTTGACCAAGACGCGGCTGCAAGTTCAAGGCCAAGTGGGCGACAGCAAGTATAGAGAGATTCGATACCGGGGAATGTTGCACGCCATCGGCAGAATATGCAGAGAGGAGGGAATAAGTGCACTTTATTCAGG TCTCGCCCCTGCAATGTTGCGCCAGGCATCCTATGGGACCATAAAGATTGGCACATACCAGAGCTTCAAAAGACTACTGGTGGACAGGCCAGAAG aTGAGACATTGTTGACCAACgtcctgtgtggtgttctgtctGGAGTCATCTCCTCGTCCATCGCCAACCCAACGGACGTACTGAAG ATCCGTATGCAGGCTCAGGGCAGTGTGATCCAGGGAAGCATGATGGGAAACTTCATCAACATCTACCAACAGGAAGGAACCAGGGGGCTGTGGAAG gGTGTTTCTCTGACAGCGCAGAGAGCAGCCATCGTAGTGGGGGTGGAGCTTCCTGCCTATGACCTCGCAAAGAAACACCTGATTCTGGATTGTCACATGGGTGACAACATTTACACACACTTCTT GTCCAGTTTTGCGTGTGGTCTGGCGGGGGCTCTGGCCTCTAACCCCATAGACGTGGTCCGCACACGCATGATGAACCAGACATGCGGAGCTGTCACCTACCAGGGAACACTGGACTGCTTACTTCAG ACGTCGCGGTCTGAGGGCTTCATGGCACTCTACAAAGGCTTTTTCCCCAACTGGCTCCGTCTCGGCCCATGGAACATCATC TTCTTTGTTACCTACGAACAGCTGAAGAAGATGGAGGTCTGA
- the LOC115114704 gene encoding kidney mitochondrial carrier protein 1-like isoform X1: MSNFNWKPFVFGGLASVTAECGTFPIDLTKTRLQVQGQVGDSKYREIRYRGMLHAIGRICREEGISALYSGLAPAMLRQASYGTIKIGTYQSFKRLLVDRPEDETLLTNVLCGVLSGVISSSIANPTDVLKIRMQAQGSVIQGSMMGNFINIYQQEGTRGLWKVGVLTHTVSHAHTFNPPHSLSLSQGVSLTAQRAAIVVGVELPAYDLAKKHLILDCHMGDNIYTHFLSSFACGLAGALASNPIDVVRTRMMNQTCGAVTYQGTLDCLLQTSRSEGFMALYKGFFPNWLRLGPWNIIFFVTYEQLKKMEV, translated from the exons ATGTCCAACTTCAACTGGAAACCTTTCGTTTTCGGCGGTCTGGCATCCGTCACTGCAGAATGCG GTACATTTCCTATAGATTTGACCAAGACGCGGCTGCAAGTTCAAGGCCAAGTGGGCGACAGCAAGTATAGAGAGATTCGATACCGGGGAATGTTGCACGCCATCGGCAGAATATGCAGAGAGGAGGGAATAAGTGCACTTTATTCAGG TCTCGCCCCTGCAATGTTGCGCCAGGCATCCTATGGGACCATAAAGATTGGCACATACCAGAGCTTCAAAAGACTACTGGTGGACAGGCCAGAAG aTGAGACATTGTTGACCAACgtcctgtgtggtgttctgtctGGAGTCATCTCCTCGTCCATCGCCAACCCAACGGACGTACTGAAG ATCCGTATGCAGGCTCAGGGCAGTGTGATCCAGGGAAGCATGATGGGAAACTTCATCAACATCTACCAACAGGAAGGAACCAGGGGGCTGTGGAAGGTAGGTGTATTGACACACACAGtttcacacgcacacacttttaacccccctcactctctctcgctctcacaggGTGTTTCTCTGACAGCGCAGAGAGCAGCCATCGTAGTGGGGGTGGAGCTTCCTGCCTATGACCTCGCAAAGAAACACCTGATTCTGGATTGTCACATGGGTGACAACATTTACACACACTTCTT GTCCAGTTTTGCGTGTGGTCTGGCGGGGGCTCTGGCCTCTAACCCCATAGACGTGGTCCGCACACGCATGATGAACCAGACATGCGGAGCTGTCACCTACCAGGGAACACTGGACTGCTTACTTCAG ACGTCGCGGTCTGAGGGCTTCATGGCACTCTACAAAGGCTTTTTCCCCAACTGGCTCCGTCTCGGCCCATGGAACATCATC TTCTTTGTTACCTACGAACAGCTGAAGAAGATGGAGGTCTGA